One window of the Trifolium pratense cultivar HEN17-A07 linkage group LG2, ARS_RC_1.1, whole genome shotgun sequence genome contains the following:
- the LOC123909208 gene encoding outer mitochondrial transmembrane helix translocase-like isoform X2: MHFLIVYAVKAVVGYYVLTTGLQYLDPNRETSKKAHEQKKEIAKRLGRPLVQTNSYEDVISCDVINPDNINVEFDSIGGLETIKQALFELVILPLKRPDLFSHGKLLGPQKGVLLYGPPGTGKTTLAKAIAKESGAVFINVKISNLMSKWFGDAQKLVAAVFSLADKLQPAIIFIDEVDSFLGKRRTSDDEAMLSMKTEFMALWDGFTTNKNAQVMVLAATNRPAELDEAILRRFPHAFEIGYPNQRERAEILKVILKGERVKDKIDFGYIAGLCKGYTGSDLFDLCKKAAYFPIRELLDDEKKGKQTCEPRPLSQLDLKKALSTSRKTTVAANEYSRMNPRILKILSFFFCLFLFCFWFTKY; this comes from the exons ATGCATTTTTTGATTGTGTACGCGGTTAAGGCAGTGGTGGGTTACTATGTATTGACAACGGGGCTCCAATATCTTGACCCGAACCGTGAAACATCGAAGAAGGCTCATGAGCAGAAGAAAGAGATTGCAAAGCGTCTAGGTCGTCCCCTCGTTCAAACCAATTCTTACGAG GATGTGATTTCATGTGATGTTATAAATCCTGACAACATTAATGTGGAATTTGACTCCATTGGGGGACTTGAAACTATTAAACAAGCTTTGTTTGAGCTTGTTATTTTACCCCTTAAGCGGCCCGACTTGTTTTCGCATGGTAAGCTCCTTGGACCACAAAAGGGGGTCTTGTTGTATGGACCTCCTGGCACTGGAAAAACTACACTTGCAAAAGCTATTGCCAAGGAGTCTGGAGCAGTATTCATTAATGTCAAGATATCCAACCTCATGAGCAAATGGTTCGGGGATGCCCAAAAGCTCG TGGCTGCCGTATTTAGCTTGGCTGATAAGCTTCAGCCTGCCATCATATTCATTGATGAAGTAGACAGTTTTTTGGGTAAACGACGTACATCAGATGACGAGGCTATGTTAAGCATGAAAACGGAGTTCATGGCTCTATGGGACGGATTCACCACCAACA AGAATGCTCAGGTTATGGTGCTTGCAGCAACTAATCGTCCTGCAGAACTTGATGAAGCAATACTCAGGCGGTTTCCTCATGCTTTTGAAATTGGATATCCAAACCAAAGAGAGAGGGCTGAGATATTGAAGGTTATCTTAAAGGGGGAGAGGGTTAAAGATAAAATAGACTTCGGTTATATAGCTGGGTTATGTAAGGGTTACACTGGTTCAGATTTATTTGATCTTTGCAAGAAGGCTGCATATTTTCCTATTAGAGAACTACTGGATGATGAGAAGAAAGGGAAACAAACCTGT GAACCTAGACCTTTGTCGCAATTAGATTTGAAGAAGGCCCTTTCAACTTCACGGAAGACAACTGTTGCTGCAAATGAATACAGTAGAATGAACCCCCGGatccttaaaattttgagtttctttttttgtttgtttttgttttgtttttggtttacAAAATATTGA
- the LOC123909208 gene encoding outer mitochondrial transmembrane helix translocase-like isoform X1, with product MHFLIVYAVKAVVGYYVLTTGLQYLDPNRETSKKAHEQKKEIAKRLGRPLVQTNSYEDVISCDVINPDNINVEFDSIGGLETIKQALFELVILPLKRPDLFSHGKLLGPQKGVLLYGPPGTGKTTLAKAIAKESGAVFINVKISNLMSKWFGDAQKLVAAVFSLADKLQPAIIFIDEVDSFLGKRRTSDDEAMLSMKTEFMALWDGFTTNKNAQVMVLAATNRPAELDEAILRRFPHAFEIGYPNQRERAEILKVILKGERVKDKIDFGYIAGLCKGYTGSDLFDLCKKAAYFPIRELLDDEKKGKQTCEPRPLSQLDLKKALSTSRKTTVAANEYSRMNPRILKILSFFFCLFLFCFWFTKYLS from the exons ATGCATTTTTTGATTGTGTACGCGGTTAAGGCAGTGGTGGGTTACTATGTATTGACAACGGGGCTCCAATATCTTGACCCGAACCGTGAAACATCGAAGAAGGCTCATGAGCAGAAGAAAGAGATTGCAAAGCGTCTAGGTCGTCCCCTCGTTCAAACCAATTCTTACGAG GATGTGATTTCATGTGATGTTATAAATCCTGACAACATTAATGTGGAATTTGACTCCATTGGGGGACTTGAAACTATTAAACAAGCTTTGTTTGAGCTTGTTATTTTACCCCTTAAGCGGCCCGACTTGTTTTCGCATGGTAAGCTCCTTGGACCACAAAAGGGGGTCTTGTTGTATGGACCTCCTGGCACTGGAAAAACTACACTTGCAAAAGCTATTGCCAAGGAGTCTGGAGCAGTATTCATTAATGTCAAGATATCCAACCTCATGAGCAAATGGTTCGGGGATGCCCAAAAGCTCG TGGCTGCCGTATTTAGCTTGGCTGATAAGCTTCAGCCTGCCATCATATTCATTGATGAAGTAGACAGTTTTTTGGGTAAACGACGTACATCAGATGACGAGGCTATGTTAAGCATGAAAACGGAGTTCATGGCTCTATGGGACGGATTCACCACCAACA AGAATGCTCAGGTTATGGTGCTTGCAGCAACTAATCGTCCTGCAGAACTTGATGAAGCAATACTCAGGCGGTTTCCTCATGCTTTTGAAATTGGATATCCAAACCAAAGAGAGAGGGCTGAGATATTGAAGGTTATCTTAAAGGGGGAGAGGGTTAAAGATAAAATAGACTTCGGTTATATAGCTGGGTTATGTAAGGGTTACACTGGTTCAGATTTATTTGATCTTTGCAAGAAGGCTGCATATTTTCCTATTAGAGAACTACTGGATGATGAGAAGAAAGGGAAACAAACCTGT GAACCTAGACCTTTGTCGCAATTAGATTTGAAGAAGGCCCTTTCAACTTCACGGAAGACAACTGTTGCTGCAAATGAATACAGTAGAATGAACCCCCGGatccttaaaattttgagtttctttttttgtttgtttttgttttgtttttggtttacAAAAT ATTTATCTTAG